Proteins encoded together in one Porites lutea chromosome 2, jaPorLute2.1, whole genome shotgun sequence window:
- the LOC140927351 gene encoding uncharacterized protein, protein MANRMISDRISLTVAICLFLVTISEAGNSWTTKESIATKQTNNVSPGARRKRSMLNEHGICRPYGRIFQNGGYCKSVLNNLPVYGKDLSELYVNERKLQLYQVAKDFLLKTRENSTNKPSVMLDSSFEVRQSCLKAVDDIYCHHYFKRCYLSSGPQILCREACQDLFFRLCNREFKLVSDFNKERQYQTPEYPFFWDIINCTILPFQNESSNCYYPDKIREKLNVLESEGCFYGDGRGYRGNISTTISGYTCQSWDSQYPHVHKMFTGQIYNEIRNSSNYCRNPGGLSLNGPWCYTTNKTVEWELCDVPKCAQQPPSSPPSDFRGHNVSSTSVKTFWGEVPKPSIHGILLGFYLLCEKLNSSSRRFAKLAPEIRTWELKGLEKFTNYSCWLRAFNNFGNGTWSKVLTVSTDEDAPSAPPEKLEAWNISSTSLYMQWDPIPTNQRNGEVLGYNVEIKPDDQMQGGKTIEAINFTTSLSLTFNTLKKYCKYEVSVYGLTRRGKGPARVLTVQTAEDVPDQPPTDVTAFSLGKYTVQVAWNPVPLEYANGEVLGYKVFYNDVNDTARVNSTVVLPKKNRLKIQKLRPGTNYSVRVLAFTRKGDGVSSAKYYVRTVPDEIPRRIPDKVPSSAASITGTVTAAVFSGIVGVGVVFFAIYFVRKRRRSANAPNGNNGLICPYAISSTGWIENIIANRDRYETLDNENVTSRSRGKVQYVNIALDGSLNLPPYLRDIVFEFERCYENTHYKRLHRKRRSIAGALSTDGHPIYDKLERVPFPSKASYNSNFSNKDEQEMSTIESSKEHKHNSIDLGELRTFMMASQGDVYCAELTEMVDVEQETQCHQRRFSVDLGEVREFIALRELRMCLENDTSRGNSFTPGSASVTM, encoded by the exons AGAGTATCGCAACCAAGCAGACAAAcaa tgTTTCTCCTGGAGCCAGGAGGAAAAGGTCGATGCTTAATGAACACGGAATTTGCAGGCCATACGGTCGAATATTCCAAAACGGTGGTTACTGCAAATCTGTCCTAAACAATTTGCCGGTCTACGGAAAAGATCTAAGCGAGCTCTACGTCAATGAAAGAAAGTTGCAGCTTTATCAAGTGGCAAAGGATTTCCTTTTGAAAACTCGTGAAAATTCAACGAACAAGCCTTCAGTGATGTTAGACTCTTCTTTCGAGGTGCGCCAAAGCTGTCTGAAAGCGGTCGACGATATATATTGCCACCATTACTTTAAACGCTGTTACCTTTCCAGTGGTCCTCAGATTCTTTGCAGAGAAGCGTGCCAGGATCTATTCTTCAGACTATGTAATCGGGAATTCAAACTAGTCTCAGACTTTAACAAGGAAAGGCAGTACCAGACACCAGAATATCCCTTTTTTTGGGACATCATTAACTGTACAATCTTGCCGTTTCAGAATGAGTCGAGTAATTGCTACTACCCGGACAAAATCCGAG AAAAGCTTAACGTGCTGGAAAGTGAAG GTTGTTTCTATGGCGACGGACGTGGATACCGTGGCAACATAAGTACTACCATTTCAGGTTACACGTGCCAGTCGTGGGACTCACAGTACCCTCATGTGCACAAGATGTTCACTGGACAAATTTATAACGAGATCAGAAATAGTAGCAATTACTGCCGCAATCCAGGAGGACTAAGTTTGAATGGACCATGGTGTTACACTACTAATAAGACCGTAGAATGGGAACTCTGTGATGTGCCTAAATGTGCCCAACAGC CCCCTTCCAGTCCACCCAGTGATTTTCGAGGTCACAACGTGAGTTCAACTAGTGTTAAAACTTTTTGGGGAGAAGTACCAAAACCCTCCATACATGGAATACTTCTTGGGTTTTACCTGCTTTGTGAGAAACTAAACTCGTCAAGCAGACGTTTTGCTAAATTGGCGCCCGAAATTCGTACGTGGGAGTTAAAAGGCCTGGAAAAATTCACAAATTATAGCTGTTGGTTGAGGGCTTTCAACAACTTTGGAAACGGAACGTGGAGTAAAGTTCTGACAGTCTCAACAGATGAGGATG CTCCAAGCGCTCCGCCTGAAAAGTTAGAAGCCTGGAATATAAGCTCTACCAGCTTGTACATGCAGTGGGACCCAATACCCACCAACCAACGTAACGGAGAAGTTCTGGGATATAACGTAGAGATAAAGCCAGATGATCAAATGCAAGGGGGAAAAACAATAGAAGCAATAAACTTCACAACATCTCTGTCACTCACATTCAACACGcttaaaaaatattgcaaatatGAGGTCAGTGTGTATGGGTTGACTCGACGTGGAAAAGGACCAGCTCGGGTTTTAACAGTGCAGACAGCTGAAGATG TTCCAGACCAGCCTCCAACCGATGTAACGGCGTTTAGCCTGGGAAAATATACGGTTCAAGTTGCATGGAACCCAGTACCCTTGGAATACGCCAATGGAGAGGTGCTTGGATACAAAGTGTTTTACAATGATGTGAACGACACCGCTCGAGTTAATAGCACTGTGGTCTTGCCAAAGAAAAATCGTTTAAAGATCCAGAAATTGCGACCTGGCACAAACTATAGCGTCCGAGTTCTTGCATTTACGAGGAAAGGGGATGGTGTTAGCAGTGCGAAGTACTACGTTAGAACCGTCCCAG aCGAAATTCCAAGACGGATCCCAGATAAGGTGCCCAGTTCAGCAGCAAGTATAACAG GAACTGTTACTGCTGCTGTCTTCTCCGGTATAGTTGGGGTCGGTGTGGTTTTCTTTGCAATTTACTTTGTCAGAAAGCGTAGAAGGTCAGCAAACGCACCCAATGGAAATAATG GTTTAATTTGTCCTTATGCCATTTCATCAACGGGCTGGATTGAAAATATCATCGCTAATCGTGACAGATACGAGACTTTGGATAATGAAAATGTTACCTCGAGATCTCGCGGAAAGGTTCAGTACGTAAACATTGCTCTGGATGGCTCCCTGAATCTTCCACCGTACCTGAGGGATATCGTTTTTGAGTTTGAACGGTGTTATGAAAACACACATTACAAAAGGTTGCACAG GAAAAGAAGGTCTATTGCAGGAGCATTAAGTACAGATGGGCACCCCATATACGATAAGCTGGAAAGAGTCCCTTTTCCCAGCAAAGCCTCTTACAACAGCAATTTTTCCAACAAGGATGAACAAGAAATGAGTACAATAGAGAGTTCTAAAGAACACAAGCACAACTCCATTGATCTGGGTGAGTTACGAACGTTTATGATGGCTTCTCAGGGCGACGTTTACTGTGCTGAATTGACAGAAATGGTTGATGTTGAGCAGGAGACACAGTGCCATCAGCGTCGATTCTCTGTTGATCTGGGTGAAGTAAGAGAGTTCATTGCTCTCAGAGAACTGAGGATGTGTCTTGAAAATGATACATCACGAGGAAATTCTTTTACGCCAGGCAGTGCATCCGTTACAATGTAA